From a region of the Desulfuromonas sp. KJ2020 genome:
- a CDS encoding glycosyltransferase family 39 protein yields the protein MAFQLTSIQRKVLRGILAVAAMVRLLSLGSYPLADTTEARYGEIARLMAQTGDWITPQIHQGVPFWGKPPLSTWLSALSIRVLGVNEFAIRLPSFLLALLVLALVYFVAVRQRGRDFALVATVVLALSVLFFVSSGAVMTDPALLLGTTLSMIAFWRAMTAKKSRALVWGYLFFVGLSIGLLAKGPVALILVGLPVGGWVLWQRQWGHVWRRLPWFSGLALCLALSAPWYYLAELKTPGFLDYFLIGEHWKRFMVSGWQGDLYGNAHSRPLGTIWLYWLVTALPWSLVLLASLFRKEFRQKAGLMLRRPDGWGVYLMLWSVAPMVFFTLAGNILWTYVLPGLPAFALLVAELMLPDQAENLARTISPEPGLGKMMGVAVTTTLLFVSAWLLIAGQIVPAKKCQKELVAAYQAVRVEEAGDLIYLFKRPHSAEFYSRGQALLAEQPAEVNRYFQNSSNDYFAIKEGDLRRLPTEVRQRVAKLGEFNGYYLLKEKSRYDSEKYSRQYPESPGGFPGEAGS from the coding sequence ATGGCATTCCAATTGACATCAATTCAACGCAAGGTGCTCCGGGGGATACTCGCTGTGGCAGCGATGGTCCGCCTGCTGTCGCTGGGAAGCTATCCGTTGGCCGATACCACCGAGGCGCGCTATGGCGAAATCGCCCGGCTCATGGCACAGACGGGCGATTGGATCACCCCGCAGATTCATCAGGGTGTTCCTTTCTGGGGAAAGCCTCCCCTGTCGACCTGGCTTTCGGCCCTTTCCATCCGCGTACTGGGAGTGAACGAGTTCGCCATTCGTTTGCCGTCGTTTCTGTTGGCTCTTCTTGTTCTCGCCCTGGTTTATTTTGTCGCCGTCCGGCAGCGTGGGCGGGATTTTGCCCTGGTGGCGACTGTGGTACTGGCCCTCTCCGTTCTGTTCTTCGTCAGCAGCGGAGCGGTCATGACCGATCCCGCCCTGCTTTTAGGCACGACGCTTTCGATGATCGCTTTTTGGCGGGCCATGACAGCAAAGAAAAGCCGTGCCCTGGTCTGGGGATATCTCTTCTTTGTCGGTCTGTCCATTGGTCTCCTGGCCAAGGGCCCAGTGGCTCTGATTCTTGTCGGGCTGCCCGTCGGGGGCTGGGTTCTCTGGCAAAGACAGTGGGGCCATGTCTGGCGCCGCCTTCCCTGGTTTTCGGGTCTGGCGCTTTGTCTTGCCCTGAGCGCACCCTGGTATTATCTGGCGGAGCTAAAGACCCCGGGGTTTCTCGATTATTTTTTGATCGGCGAACACTGGAAGCGTTTTATGGTTTCAGGCTGGCAGGGTGATCTTTACGGCAATGCTCACTCCCGGCCCCTGGGGACCATCTGGCTGTACTGGCTGGTGACAGCGCTGCCGTGGTCCTTGGTTTTGCTCGCCTCCCTCTTCAGGAAAGAGTTCCGACAAAAAGCGGGCCTCATGCTCAGACGCCCCGACGGCTGGGGGGTGTATCTGATGCTGTGGTCTGTCGCCCCCATGGTTTTTTTCACCCTGGCTGGCAACATTCTGTGGACTTACGTCCTTCCAGGGCTCCCGGCCTTTGCCTTGCTTGTCGCTGAACTGATGTTGCCGGACCAGGCCGAGAACTTGGCAAGAACGATATCGCCTGAGCCTGGACTCGGAAAAATGATGGGGGTAGCGGTCACCACCACGCTGCTGTTTGTCTCGGCGTGGCTGTTGATAGCGGGCCAAATTGTGCCGGCCAAAAAATGCCAAAAGGAACTGGTGGCGGCTTACCAGGCAGTCCGGGTCGAGGAAGCGGGAGACCTGATCTATCTGTTCAAACGGCCGCACTCGGCTGAGTTTTACTCGCGGGGACAGGCGCTTTTGGCCGAACAGCCCGCAGAGGTGAATCGGTATTTCCAAAACAGCAGCAATGATTACTTCGCGATCAAAGAAGGGGACTTGAGGCGACTGCCCACCGAAGTTCGCCAGCGTGTAGCAAAGCTCGGCGAGTTCAACGGCTACTATCTTTTGAAGGAAAAATCACGTTATGATAGTGAAAAATATTCCCGGCAATACCCCGAAAGCCCTGGGGGCTTCCCGGGAGAAGCTGGAAGTTAG
- a CDS encoding response regulator transcription factor, with amino-acid sequence MRVLLIEDDDRTADFVAKGYQQAGYAVDRAANGVDGLFMASHTPYDIAVIDIMLPRLDGLTVIEKLREQKLRLPIIVVSAKKSVDDRILGLQSGSDDYLVKPFAFSELLARTQALLRRVNQIAEPMTLQVDDLSMDVARRKVFRAGREIDLQHREFALLEYLMRNAGRVVSKAMIMEHVWDYNFDPETNVVESRICRLRDKIDRPFSRQLIHTVRGVGYLLEARG; translated from the coding sequence ATGAGAGTTCTGCTCATTGAGGATGACGATCGGACCGCCGACTTTGTCGCCAAGGGGTATCAACAAGCCGGGTACGCCGTGGATCGCGCCGCTAACGGGGTAGATGGCCTGTTTATGGCCTCTCATACCCCTTACGACATCGCGGTGATCGATATTATGCTGCCCCGCTTGGACGGGTTGACGGTCATCGAAAAGCTCCGTGAACAAAAGCTTCGACTCCCCATTATCGTCGTGAGTGCGAAAAAGTCCGTCGACGACAGAATTCTGGGGCTTCAATCCGGCAGCGACGACTATCTGGTCAAACCCTTTGCCTTTTCTGAGCTGCTGGCTCGTACTCAGGCCTTGCTGCGTCGGGTCAACCAGATCGCTGAACCCATGACTCTCCAGGTCGACGACCTGTCGATGGACGTGGCCCGACGCAAGGTTTTTCGCGCCGGCCGCGAAATCGACCTGCAGCATCGGGAGTTTGCCCTGCTCGAATATCTGATGCGCAACGCAGGCCGGGTCGTTTCCAAGGCCATGATCATGGAGCACGTCTGGGATTATAATTTCGATCCCGAGACCAACGTGGTTGAGTCCCGCATCTGCCGCCTGCGCGATAAAATAGATCGTCCTTTTTCGCGACAGCTCATCCATACGGTGCGTGGCGTCGGCTACCTTCTCGAGGCCAGGGGGTAG